Proteins encoded within one genomic window of uncultured Sphingopyxis sp.:
- a CDS encoding Crp/Fnr family transcriptional regulator, whose amino-acid sequence MPSDVTPLSRWMDQHRRQMELGPLSILIRKLLSHSPLSTADQQAIAALPHHIKRLPPGGSILREGDQAEVCPILLDGFAYRQKVASDGGRQIVALKLPGDALDLQSLYLHKADHDIRALTPAEFALVPLVALERLTMARPAVARAVLIDILIESSISREWLLNIGRRNALSRLAHLLCELHDRVSDIATETSTNFEVPLTQEQLADLLGLTPVHVNRMIRQLEKMGAIGRPSRSLTILHFSNLAKISSFSSAYLHRNNISRV is encoded by the coding sequence GTGCCGAGCGACGTCACGCCCTTGTCGCGGTGGATGGACCAGCACCGCCGGCAAATGGAACTGGGGCCGCTGAGCATCCTGATACGGAAATTGCTCAGCCACAGCCCCTTGTCGACTGCCGATCAGCAAGCGATCGCGGCGTTGCCGCACCATATCAAGCGCCTGCCGCCGGGCGGTTCGATCCTGCGCGAAGGCGACCAGGCCGAGGTCTGTCCGATTCTTCTCGATGGCTTCGCCTATCGCCAGAAAGTCGCATCGGACGGCGGCCGGCAGATCGTCGCGCTGAAATTGCCCGGCGACGCGCTCGACCTGCAATCGCTCTATCTGCACAAGGCGGATCATGACATCCGCGCCTTGACCCCGGCCGAATTCGCGCTGGTGCCGCTGGTGGCGCTCGAACGGCTCACGATGGCGCGACCCGCCGTCGCGCGCGCCGTGCTGATCGACATATTGATCGAATCCTCGATCAGCCGCGAATGGCTGCTCAATATCGGCCGGCGCAATGCGCTGTCGCGGCTCGCGCACCTGCTTTGCGAACTTCACGACCGGGTCAGCGACATCGCGACCGAGACGAGCACGAATTTCGAGGTGCCGCTGACGCAGGAGCAACTCGCCGACCTGCTTGGCCTGACGCCGGTGCATGTGAACCGGATGATCCGGCAGCTCGAAAAAATGGGAGCGATCGGCCGGCCGTCGCGATCGCTGACGATCCTGCATTTTTCGAACCTCGCCAAAATTTCAAGCTTTTCGTCGGCTTATCTGCATCGAAACAATATCTCGCGGGTTTGA
- a CDS encoding hemerythrin domain-containing protein translates to MKSSDTDATHILAADHRAVEALFEEFEKASGSDRKAKIADRICTELKIHAQIEEEVFYPALKGMIDDDLLKEAYVEHDGAKLLINDIVASGPDDEYFEAKVTVLSEEIKHHVKEEEKQHDNMFQQARAAGVDLDALGERLLARKEELKRRAETAGLPPAELVTM, encoded by the coding sequence ATGAAATCCAGCGATACCGACGCGACGCACATCCTTGCCGCCGACCACCGTGCGGTCGAAGCCCTGTTCGAGGAATTCGAGAAGGCGAGCGGCAGCGACCGCAAGGCGAAGATCGCCGACCGCATCTGCACCGAACTCAAGATCCATGCCCAGATCGAGGAAGAGGTCTTCTACCCGGCGCTCAAGGGCATGATCGACGACGACCTCCTGAAGGAGGCCTATGTCGAGCATGACGGCGCGAAGCTGCTGATCAACGACATCGTCGCATCGGGTCCGGACGACGAATATTTCGAGGCAAAGGTCACCGTGCTGTCCGAAGAGATCAAGCATCATGTGAAGGAAGAAGAGAAACAGCACGACAATATGTTCCAGCAGGCGCGCGCGGCGGGCGTCGATCTCGACGCGCTCGGCGAACGGTTGCTGGCGCGCAAGGAAGAGCTGAAGCGTCGGGCGGAGACGGCGGGGCTGCCGCCCGCCG